In Chlamydiales bacterium, the following proteins share a genomic window:
- a CDS encoding DUF3857 and transglutaminase domain-containing protein, producing the protein MLTRILFLICCPMALLMGAGDFSVEPAGGWVKETECNLGPAAVKASQENLQYFLIDEQRNFEEKSTYFRYVVKAVSQAGISEISQIKIGFEPSYQRVALHEIRVLRNGSWSDRLHTSRHQLIQKEEELDQGIYSGSMTLVYFLDDIRVDDVIEYSYSVIGENPLLNSHYTEMLYLQHGTVVEKLSYRFVSHRDHAFQAHAMHTKIAPKIRDLSPSQREWVWEVSQAAAYAKEADQPDWHSARGFVQMSDYGSWEEVAAEEAPLYDLPEELSAYPDAMLQKAGEWMERTKDPLERALLAVRFVQDEVRYLGFEEGVHGRKPHDPREVFKKRFGDCKDKTLLLRALLNIMDIRSTPTLVHSNKGKRLEKMIPSPDLFNHVVLRIEIDGSNYWVDSTINLQGGSLENNYFPDYSYGLLLCRMAPGLIELPSYHAKRPTELHTTISVESTDEVTMKTVVTFYDDEADYVRRYVGSVGLEEISQDHLNDAQAKYGDAELVYPTTSVDDREKNIYKITQTFSVPTQDFTQGKIFELYSSTVEDFHDDQVNPSRRSPYSLAYPLWVKEHIHVDNSFMKWIPRSSSKIFQNESISFLYSHKIENHTADFHYELKHTKDHIPKSALKEYWNISKNIEKLTSYELPIIQWEIKSANEK; encoded by the coding sequence ATGCTTACACGCATTCTATTTCTGATCTGCTGTCCGATGGCGCTTCTGATGGGGGCGGGCGATTTTTCTGTTGAGCCGGCGGGTGGTTGGGTGAAGGAGACGGAGTGCAATCTGGGGCCAGCTGCTGTGAAGGCCTCTCAGGAGAATTTGCAATACTTTCTGATCGATGAGCAGAGGAACTTTGAAGAGAAGTCGACCTACTTTCGCTACGTGGTGAAGGCTGTAAGCCAGGCGGGCATTTCTGAGATCTCGCAGATAAAGATCGGTTTTGAGCCGTCATATCAGAGGGTTGCGCTGCATGAGATCCGGGTTCTTCGAAATGGGAGCTGGTCGGATCGTCTGCACACTTCTAGGCATCAGCTAATTCAGAAGGAGGAGGAGCTTGATCAGGGGATCTACAGCGGCTCGATGACGCTGGTCTACTTCTTGGACGACATCCGCGTGGATGATGTGATCGAGTACTCCTACTCGGTCATTGGGGAGAATCCGCTTTTAAACTCTCACTACACGGAGATGCTCTATCTTCAGCATGGCACGGTGGTGGAGAAGCTCTCCTACCGATTTGTAAGCCATCGAGATCACGCCTTTCAGGCTCATGCGATGCATACGAAGATCGCGCCTAAGATCCGCGATCTCTCCCCTTCTCAGCGCGAGTGGGTTTGGGAGGTGTCGCAGGCGGCTGCCTATGCGAAAGAAGCGGACCAGCCCGACTGGCACTCTGCGCGGGGTTTTGTTCAGATGAGCGACTACGGCTCTTGGGAGGAGGTAGCAGCGGAGGAGGCTCCTCTGTATGACCTACCGGAAGAACTTAGCGCCTATCCGGATGCGATGCTGCAGAAGGCGGGCGAGTGGATGGAGCGGACAAAAGACCCTCTTGAGCGTGCGCTGCTGGCGGTGAGATTTGTTCAGGACGAGGTGCGCTATCTTGGTTTTGAAGAGGGAGTCCACGGCCGGAAGCCGCACGATCCACGCGAGGTGTTTAAGAAGCGCTTTGGAGACTGCAAAGATAAGACGCTGCTTCTTCGAGCGCTGCTGAACATCATGGATATTCGCTCTACGCCAACGCTTGTGCACTCAAATAAGGGCAAGCGGCTTGAAAAGATGATTCCAAGTCCGGATCTTTTTAACCATGTGGTTCTGCGGATTGAGATCGACGGATCAAACTACTGGGTGGATTCTACGATTAATCTGCAGGGTGGCTCTCTGGAGAATAACTACTTTCCCGACTATAGCTACGGCCTTCTGCTGTGCAGGATGGCTCCTGGTCTGATCGAACTCCCCTCTTATCACGCCAAGAGGCCAACCGAGCTTCATACGACAATTTCTGTGGAGTCTACCGATGAAGTGACGATGAAAACGGTTGTGACTTTCTACGACGATGAGGCAGACTATGTGAGGCGCTATGTGGGCAGTGTAGGTCTTGAAGAGATCTCTCAAGATCATCTGAACGATGCTCAAGCCAAGTATGGAGATGCAGAACTTGTCTACCCCACCACCTCTGTGGATGATCGAGAGAAGAACATCTACAAGATCACACAGACCTTCTCGGTGCCAACGCAGGATTTTACGCAGGGTAAAATTTTTGAGCTCTACTCGAGCACAGTAGAAGATTTTCATGATGATCAGGTGAATCCCTCAAGAAGATCTCCCTACAGCTTGGCCTATCCGCTCTGGGTAAAAGAGCACATTCATGTGGACAACTCGTTCATGAAGTGGATTCCTAGATCTTCAAGCAAGATCTTCCAGAACGAGTCGATCTCGTTTCTCTACTCTCATAAAATTGAAAACCATACCGCTGATTTCCACTACGAACTCAAACACACGAAGGATCACATCCCCAAATCCGCGTTAAAGGAGTATTGGAATATCTCGAAAAACATCGAGAAGCTCACATCTTATGAACTTCCGATCATCCAGTGGGAGATCAAATCGGCTAATGAGAAGTAG
- a CDS encoding DUF4258 domain-containing protein — protein sequence MRYYKVLFHSLLLLTLPSIALYPQSNVASASVPMHEVSTEAALNNQFLSYDAALRLLEAIEAGEVEKESDEQELERINYFLVNLAKQGHIPSEPEKKIILEQDIQELLHGEDDSYEYSFFIDRGGDYVIAPAILSGHGEIILCKSWMKKQWARTKKFLKKHKKAIIIGAAVVVAATVVVCAVAAASAAGAAAAGAAAGSGSDKKRKDESEEKEPDTSAPTPRDPSSPSLSINEASILKATLDEHISSFKETIPSTTQSDSTFSENVRDLGAFFAHEALEGVSELASVVPQLLEEIKEIGQKILPESLLQSHLEPEIQPQENYERSITTGHEKIDQVFSTDQAGQYTPEAKESRKDFDIGVIPPNVGFSGKKGWELKNPKFQPSKNTVTTINGRTYRGHALDQMQNRGIPPSAVEHTIEKGEILNKKNLGTTEYYDPVNKIKVVLNDQQEVVTAITIDG from the coding sequence ATGCGTTACTATAAAGTACTGTTTCACTCTCTCCTGCTCTTAACGCTTCCCTCAATCGCTCTCTATCCTCAATCTAATGTCGCTTCGGCATCCGTTCCTATGCATGAGGTGTCGACAGAAGCTGCGTTGAACAACCAGTTTCTGTCATATGACGCTGCCCTAAGGCTGCTTGAGGCCATCGAAGCTGGGGAAGTAGAAAAAGAATCCGATGAACAAGAGTTAGAGAGAATTAATTACTTTCTTGTAAATCTAGCAAAACAGGGCCATATCCCCAGCGAACCAGAAAAGAAAATTATTCTAGAACAGGATATTCAAGAGCTTCTGCACGGAGAAGATGATTCTTACGAATACTCATTCTTCATTGATCGAGGTGGCGATTACGTAATCGCCCCAGCAATTTTGTCTGGTCATGGAGAGATCATTCTATGCAAAAGCTGGATGAAAAAGCAGTGGGCTAGAACCAAAAAATTCCTTAAAAAACACAAAAAAGCAATCATCATTGGCGCTGCAGTCGTTGTTGCTGCAACTGTTGTGGTTTGTGCAGTTGCTGCTGCCTCAGCAGCCGGCGCGGCGGCAGCTGGTGCAGCTGCCGGATCTGGTTCAGATAAAAAGAGAAAGGACGAGTCAGAGGAAAAAGAGCCCGATACTAGTGCACCAACTCCCAGGGATCCTTCTTCACCGTCTCTCTCTATCAACGAAGCGTCTATTTTGAAGGCTACTCTTGATGAACATATCTCTTCCTTCAAAGAGACTATCCCTTCTACAACACAATCAGATTCTACATTCAGCGAAAATGTAAGAGATCTTGGAGCGTTTTTTGCCCATGAAGCTCTAGAAGGCGTTTCCGAACTAGCTTCGGTTGTTCCTCAGCTTTTAGAGGAGATAAAAGAAATAGGTCAGAAAATTTTGCCTGAAAGCCTTCTTCAATCTCATCTTGAACCTGAGATTCAACCACAAGAAAACTATGAGAGATCGATTACAACCGGACATGAAAAAATCGATCAAGTTTTTTCGACCGATCAAGCAGGTCAGTACACTCCTGAAGCAAAAGAGTCTCGAAAAGACTTTGACATAGGAGTAATTCCCCCAAATGTTGGGTTTTCTGGGAAAAAAGGTTGGGAATTAAAAAACCCAAAATTTCAGCCCTCAAAAAATACCGTTACCACTATCAATGGGCGTACATATAGAGGGCATGCGCTAGATCAAATGCAGAATAGAGGCATTCCTCCATCAGCTGTTGAACACACCATTGAAAAGGGTGAAATTTTGAACAAAAAAAATCTTGGCACTACAGAATATTATGATCCTGTAAATAAGATAAAAGTAGTTTTGAATGATCAACAAGAAGTTGTGACAGCGATAACCATAGATGGATAA